The following are from one region of the Prosthecobacter sp. genome:
- a CDS encoding fumarylacetoacetate hydrolase family protein, with protein MKIIRYSDSQGNIAHAAQQADGTALVIEGDIFGDHRVTDRKAEVAKLLAPIQPFAIVCIGLNYKFHAEETKAAIPQHPVVFMKLPNVVQHPGEPILLPTHLKSDRVDYECELAVVIGKTAKNVSRADALKHVLGYTCANDVSARDWQKQGGGGQWCRGKTFDTFCPLGPVLVTADEIPNPNSLAIKTVLNGETMQDWNTNDMIFDVPTLIEFLSGSTTLMPGTVILTGTPHGVGMARTPPVFMKDGDVVSVEIEKIGTLTNPVCNEA; from the coding sequence ATGAAAATCATCCGCTACTCCGACTCTCAGGGAAACATCGCGCACGCCGCGCAACAGGCCGATGGCACGGCGCTCGTCATTGAGGGTGACATCTTTGGTGATCATCGCGTGACGGATCGAAAAGCGGAGGTGGCGAAGCTGCTCGCGCCCATCCAGCCTTTCGCGATCGTGTGCATCGGGTTGAACTACAAATTTCACGCGGAGGAGACGAAGGCGGCGATTCCGCAGCATCCGGTGGTGTTCATGAAGCTGCCGAATGTGGTGCAGCATCCCGGCGAGCCGATCCTGCTGCCGACGCATCTGAAAAGCGACCGAGTGGACTATGAATGCGAGCTGGCGGTCGTGATTGGCAAGACGGCGAAGAATGTGAGTCGTGCGGACGCTTTGAAGCATGTGCTCGGCTACACCTGCGCGAATGACGTGAGCGCCCGCGACTGGCAGAAGCAGGGCGGCGGCGGCCAGTGGTGCAGGGGGAAGACCTTTGACACCTTTTGCCCGCTCGGGCCGGTGCTGGTGACAGCGGATGAGATTCCGAACCCAAACAGCCTCGCGATCAAAACCGTGCTGAATGGCGAGACGATGCAGGACTGGAACACAAACGACATGATCTTCGATGTGCCGACGCTGATCGAGTTTCTCAGCGGCAGCACCACGCTGATGCCAGGCACCGTGATCCTCACTGGCACGCCGCATGGTGTGGGCATGGCCCGCACACCGCCGGTGTTCATGAAGGATGGCGATGTGGTGAGCGTGGAGATCGAAAAGATCGGCACGCTGACGAATCCGGTGTGCAACGAGGCGTGA
- a CDS encoding LON peptidase substrate-binding domain-containing protein: protein MDISSKTFSARQFVLPRTLPMIVLDGCYLFPGCHLPLFIFEERYRRMLDHALHTDRMFCIGAPCGADDVQPVTTAGLIRASVKNADGTSQVMLYGVTRVRITGWDQMLPFRIARVESILTKTAPLETLRTLKSKALALLPYPTDDSCENMQLLRQSLEEMDETETVCDIIAFHFVRRKAALRALLAECCPQRRYERLIAELEKEQD from the coding sequence ATGGACATTTCCTCGAAGACATTTTCAGCCAGACAATTCGTGCTGCCGCGCACGCTGCCCATGATCGTGCTCGACGGCTGCTATTTGTTTCCCGGCTGCCATCTGCCGCTGTTCATCTTCGAGGAACGCTACCGCCGCATGCTCGATCATGCGCTGCACACCGATCGCATGTTCTGCATCGGCGCTCCCTGTGGCGCGGACGATGTGCAGCCGGTGACCACGGCCGGACTCATCCGCGCTTCGGTTAAAAATGCCGACGGCACCTCGCAGGTCATGCTCTACGGCGTCACCCGTGTGCGCATCACCGGCTGGGATCAGATGCTGCCGTTCCGCATCGCCCGCGTGGAGTCGATCCTCACGAAAACGGCTCCATTGGAGACACTGCGGACCTTGAAATCAAAGGCGCTAGCCCTGTTACCCTATCCCACCGACGACAGTTGCGAGAACATGCAGTTGCTGCGTCAGTCCTTGGAGGAAATGGACGAAACAGAAACCGTCTGCGACATCATCGCCTTCCACTTCGTCCGCCGCAAAGCTGCCCTCCGCGCCTTGCTAGCAGAATGCTGCCCCCAGCGACGCTACGAGCGTCTGATTGCCGAGCTGGAGAAGGAGCAAGACTGA
- a CDS encoding UTP--glucose-1-phosphate uridylyltransferase, which yields MSNPTRTPESIETSFTSFRQKMQAAGLSESAIRAFRGSYAALLAGETGMIPEATIAPAKDLPCADALMAPDAGRASELLKQTVLIKLNGGLGTGMGLEKAKSLLPVRGEDTFLDLIARQILRLRAQTGGAVPVFMLMNSFSTSADTTAHLAARFPQLGGRETWELMQNKVPKVLAGSLEPATWPANPDQEWCPPGHGDIYACLVGSGWLERLLGGGVRYAFVSNSDNLGATLDPSILAWFADSGMPFAMEVTRRTESDKKGGHLAVRLRDGRFLLRESAQCPKDDESHFQNIDRHRYFNTNNLWIDLQALKTALDANDGLIPLPPIMNKKTVDPRDGSSPPVIQVETAMGAAIECFQGAGAIEVSRTRFAPVKTTSDLLAVRSDAYELTEDFCLRLHPSRNGQPPHLHLDAKLCKLVDGLEQNFPHTPSLLHCRSLLMHGPVECGTGVIFKGDVVIHNHTNASAKLKAGVHEGQMTVD from the coding sequence ATGAGTAATCCAACCCGCACTCCCGAGAGCATTGAAACGTCCTTTACGTCCTTTCGTCAGAAAATGCAGGCAGCCGGGCTGAGCGAGTCTGCCATCCGCGCCTTTCGCGGCAGCTACGCGGCTCTGCTGGCCGGTGAGACCGGGATGATTCCCGAGGCCACCATTGCTCCGGCAAAGGATCTGCCATGTGCCGATGCACTCATGGCACCCGATGCGGGCCGTGCTTCCGAACTGCTCAAGCAAACCGTGCTCATCAAGCTCAATGGTGGTCTCGGAACAGGCATGGGTCTGGAGAAAGCAAAGTCCCTGCTGCCGGTGCGTGGCGAAGACACGTTCCTCGATTTGATTGCACGACAGATTCTTCGACTGCGCGCGCAGACGGGCGGCGCGGTGCCGGTTTTCATGCTGATGAACAGTTTCAGCACCTCCGCAGACACAACGGCGCATCTCGCGGCGCGTTTCCCGCAATTGGGCGGCCGTGAAACGTGGGAACTCATGCAGAACAAGGTGCCCAAGGTGCTTGCCGGTTCCCTTGAACCTGCCACATGGCCGGCCAATCCAGATCAAGAATGGTGCCCGCCTGGTCATGGCGACATCTATGCATGCCTTGTTGGTTCGGGCTGGCTGGAGCGCTTGCTCGGCGGTGGTGTGCGCTATGCGTTTGTGTCGAATTCGGACAACCTCGGTGCCACGCTCGATCCGTCGATTCTCGCGTGGTTTGCGGACAGCGGCATGCCGTTTGCGATGGAGGTCACCCGCCGCACCGAGTCGGACAAGAAGGGGGGGCATCTCGCGGTGCGTCTGCGGGACGGGCGCTTCCTGCTGCGTGAATCTGCGCAATGCCCGAAGGATGACGAGAGTCATTTCCAAAACATCGATCGCCATCGCTACTTCAACACGAACAACCTGTGGATCGATCTCCAGGCACTCAAGACCGCGCTCGATGCCAATGACGGGCTCATTCCGCTGCCGCCGATCATGAACAAGAAAACGGTCGATCCACGCGATGGCAGTTCACCTCCGGTCATTCAGGTGGAGACCGCGATGGGCGCGGCCATTGAGTGCTTCCAAGGAGCGGGTGCCATCGAAGTCTCTCGCACGCGCTTCGCTCCGGTGAAGACCACCAGCGACCTGCTGGCCGTGCGCTCCGACGCCTACGAACTCACTGAGGACTTCTGTCTGCGCCTGCACCCCAGCCGCAACGGTCAGCCGCCGCATCTGCATCTCGACGCAAAGCTCTGCAAACTGGTGGATGGTCTGGAGCAGAACTTCCCGCACACGCCCAGCCTGCTGCACTGCCGCAGCCTGCTGATGCATGGTCCGGTCGAGTGCGGCACCGGCGTCATCTTCAAAGGAGACGTCGTGATTCACAACCACACGAATGCATCCGCGAAGCTGAAAGCCGGTGTGCATGAGGGGCAGATGACCGTGGACTAA